The Methanocaldococcus infernus ME region GAGGAGAGGCTTTTGACTACATAATAGGAGAGAGAACAACTGAATATGCTCTAAAATCTATAAAGGCTGCAGCCTCTCTTTTAATATTATCTAAAAAGCCAGTTATAAGTGTCAATGGAAACACCATAGCCTTAGCCTTTAACCATGTAATTGAGCTTTCTAAGTTGTTAAACTGTCCAATTGAAGTTAATCTATTTTATAAAACTGAAGAGAGGTTAAGAGCAATAAAAAAATTCTTTGATGAGAATAAAGAAGAATTAGAAGGTATTAAAATTAATTTTGGAGGCTCCTATATAATCCCAAACTTGGAAAGTAATAGAAGGTTTGTTTCAGAAGACTTTTATTATTCTGACACTGTCTTAGTCCCATTAGAAGATGGAGACAGGGCTGAAGCTCTAATTAAGATGGGAAAAAAAGTAATTACTATTGATCTAAATCCATTGTCAAGGACTTCAAGAGTATCCACTATTACAATAGTTGATGAGATAACAAGGGCTATGCCTTTGTTGGTTAGGTATGTAAAAACCTTAAGTAGAAAAGAGGCTGAAGACATTTTAAAGAGCTATGACAATAAGAAAAATTTGGAAGATATTTTAAAATATATGAGTGAAAGGTTGGCTAAACTGAAATTATAACCTCTTTATCCAAAAATTTAATTTTCTCTCCTTCAATTTTCTCATCTAAAATTTCTAAATATTCTCTAAAAACTATATCCTGAACAGCTATTTTTAACAGATTTCTTAGCTCATCATCTTCACAATATATCTTAGCCTTAACCTTATGTCTCTTAGCCAACTTACCAATATCTTTTAAGAACATCTTAGCCTCTAAGAGCTTTTTAATAAACTCCTTAGCCTTCTCTATCTCTTCTCTCTTCCCAATAAGTGATGGAGGCTCACTTTCATATCTTACATTAAACAGCTGAGTAACCCTTGCTATAACAGAGGAAGGGATTCCAGGAGGAAGGATAAATTTCTCATCATCTAAGTCATAGAGCTTCATTTTCTTTCCCTCTCAAATTCAACCTCAGACTTTGGCTTAATCTTAATTAAGATATAGTTTTTCATCTCACTTCTTCTAATTGTGGCTATCTCCTTTAAGATATAGTTTTTAACCTTAACCTCCTCTATCTTCTTATGATACTTATCATAGTCTAACTTAACCCTTAACCCATCTAACTGAGTAACTATAGGCATGGGGGAAAGAATTTCTAAAACCTCTTCAACTTGTTTCTCCAACTCATCCTTAACCACTACAGGAGGAACAACAGGAGGATCATAAGAAAGCTCTTTCCTTTTTTTATTAATTAGCTCTGTTATCTTATCCACCATTCTCCTTAAAGCTCTTATCTCCTCCCCATGTCTTAACCTATGACTTCTTCTTCCAAGGTCTCCAACATATGGGTAGGGGATGTCAAGCTCTTTAGGTCCTCCAGTGACAACAACAGGGATATCAACATCAAACAGATGAATCTTATCCTTTATACAGCTTGAGAAATTCCCCATAACATAGACAGCTAAGTCATGCTCTTCTATTAACCTCTTCTCCTTCTCCCTGAGTTGAGCTATATCCTTCCCAACACCTCTGGCTAAGCCTATCATGTTTGACTTAGCTCCAAATCTTCTTAAGTATTCAGCTATATCACAGGCTGTATGTGGGAGATGATGCCTTGATAAACTTGGGGCTACTACAGCTATCTCAGTTCCAGCCAATGGTGTCTCTATTATCTTCCCCTTATACTTCTTAGCCTCCTCCTTTATTCTCTCAAGCTCACTCTGAGGAATTGCCAATGTCATATAAACATCAAGTTGCATGACATGCTCTTGGATAACAAAGCCTCCTATGTCCTCAATCCACTCCTTAAAGATGTTGTTTTTATAGACTCCTCCTTCATATCTAACAATTTCATACATACTCTCCACCTATTAGCTTGGAGAATAACTTTATAATGTCCCTTGAGGAGATAACTCCTATTATTCTATCTTCACATGAGGACTTAACATATAAATGGTGAATCTTATGCTCAACCATTAAATCTATAGCCTTTTCCAAGGGAGCCTCAGGAGTTACCAATATAACTTTAGAAGTCATAACTTCCTCAGCAGTTTTATCTAAGTTGTGGTAATTTTTTAAGATATCTGTATCTGTAACTATTCCCCAAAATTGCTCTCCATCAGAAACCACAACTGAAGAGATATTATATTTATCCATAATCTTAACTATTTCCTCTAACTTAGTGTCTAATGGCACTTCAACAACTCCCTTAGTCATAACATCCCTAACTAAATACTTAGAGATCATCTAAACACCTCTACTATCTCTTTTAAATTTAGAATTCCCTTATGTATAGCTGTTCCTATTAAGACCCCATCTATGTCTAAGGAGTAGCAAAATTCTAAATCTCTAATATCTTTTAAGCCACCTCCAACATATAAAGGATTATCTATTAACTCTCTAATATTTCTTATTAATTCCCTGTTTATCCCCCTTCCAGTTCCTACACTTGATATATCCAAAACAATAACTTCATTCTTTTCTCCCAGATAATTTAATATATCTTCTAAATTGTAGTTTAATAACTTCCCATCCTTAAAGTCTAAGCTAACTATAGCCTCTTTTAGTAAGCCTAACTCTCTAACTGTTTCAGTACCAACTATAGGCTCTCCAAGGCTCTTAGCCTTTTCATAATCCTCTCTATCTCTAACTCCAACATCAACCATTTTATTTATAAAATCTATACTCTTAATAATGTCAAAATTGTCCCCAACTCCCATAATTTTGTCAAGATCAGCTATATAAATCCTTGAAACTCCATAGTCTTTATAAATCTTAGCCAACTCTATAGGGTTAGGATTGGGAGAGAGGATAGAGGTTAAAGGTCTATACTTACTTCTCTCTCCACCCTTCCCACTGACAGCTAAGCCCTTCATTATATCTATCACTGGAACAATTTCCATAAAATTCACCAAATAATAAAAGTTGTGAGATTGAATGAGATATCAAAGGGTTGGAGATATAGTTATAGTTAGGAAGAATTTAACAGAGGAAGAGATTAAAAAGATTGTTGAAAAAACTAAGTGTAAGAGTATTGTTAAATATGTAACCATCTCAGGGGAGTTTAGAACTCAGTATGTAAAGTTACTATATGGTGAAGAAACTGAAACCATACATAAAGAGCATGGCTGTCTATTTAAGTTAGATGTATCTAAGATTATGTGGAGCCAGGGGAATATAAAAGAAAGGGAAAGGATGGCATTCATCTCAAATAAGAGGGAAACAGTTATAGACATGTTTGCAGGGATTGGCTATTTCACCATCCCAATGGCTAAACATTCCAAGCCCTTTATTTATGCCATAGAAAAAAATCCTGTTGCTTATAAATACCTATGTGAAAATATAAAATTAAATAAGTTAAAGAATGTTGCTCCAATACTCTCAGATAATAGGGAGGTTAAACTTGGGAAGGTTGCTGATAGGATAGTAATGGGCTATGTCCATAAAACCCATAAATTCTTAGATAAAGCCTTCTCTTTCCTTAAAGATAGAGGAATTATACATTACCATGAAACTGTCCCTGAAAAGATATTAGAGAAGAGGCCAATAGAAAGAGTAAAATTTTATGCTGAAAAGTATGGATATAAGATTATAGATTACAAAATTCATAAGATAAAGAAATATGCCCCAGGAGTTTGGCATGTGGTTCTTGATGTACACTTAGAGAGGTAGAACTATGGACATAAATTTCTATATCTATTGCTTTGTTTCTCTCTTTATTACTGTTGATCCCATAGGCTTACTTCCAATTTTACAGTCCCTTATCTTTCCCTATCCTAAGGAGTATAGGATAAAGATAATTAGGAAAGCTATTATTGCTTCTACAGTAATTTTATTAATCTTTGCTCTCTTTGGAAACTACATATTTGGCTATTTTGGGATAAGCTTAGAAGCCTTTAGAATAGCTGGAGGTCTCCTTTTATTTAAAATAGCTTGGGACATGCTACAGGCAGAGATTCCTAAGACTAAGCATAAGCCAGAGGAAACCTTAGATATAGAAGATATTGATAGTATTGTCTATGTTCCCCTTGCTGTTCCTCTCATCTCTGGGCCAGGGGCAATAACAACAACCATGATTTTGGTGGGGAAGAGTAAAGATCTCCTTGATAAAATTTTAGTGGTTTTGGCCATAATTTCAGTTATGCTTGTTTCAGCCATCATCTTTTACTTAGGGGATGAAATATTAAAGAGAGTCAATATTTATGGAATAAATGCCTTTGTTAGAATCATGGGGCTTTTACTTGCAGCTATAGCAGTTCAAATTATATTTATTGGCATTAGAGGATTTATAGGGTGAAATTTTGAAAAAGAGGGGAATAACTGAGTTTCAAGTATTGTCTGAGATTATAAGGAAACAGCCACATATAAAGCAGAAGGAGATAGCTAAAAACTTAGGAATTACTATTCAGGCTGTATCAGAGCATATAAGGAATTTAATTAAAGAGGGATATATAAAAACTGGAGGTAGAGGGGAATATAGAGTTACTGAAAAAGGGGTTAGAAGGTTAAAGGAGTGGCTATCTGAGATGAACAAGTATTTAGAGGAGGTTAAGATATCAATATATAGATATAAAGATGTGTGGCCAGCTATAGCTGATGAGGACTTAAAAGAGGGAGACACTGTCTATTTATACATGAAAAAAGGGCTATTACATGCTTCAAAGGAAGAGAAAGGAAAGGCTAAGGCTAAGGTTGTTGAAGATGCTAAGAAAGGAGAAGATGTAAGTGTCAGTGAGATAGAGGGAATCATTGAAATAAATAAGGGAGAGGTTATCATCTTTAAGATTCCTCCAAAGATTAAAGGAGGCTCTAAGAGTGTTAATTATAAAATAATAGAGGAGAAGTTAGAGGAATTCAAAGATAAAGACTATGTTGTGGCTACAATGGGAACTGTTGGTTATGTTGTTGCTAAAAAACTTGGCCTTAACCCAGATATTAGGTTTGGAACTCTCCAAGGAATAGTGAGGGCTACAGAAAAAGGATGTAATGTCCTTGCTTTCATCACTGGAGGAATGACAGAGAGAATTATAAAAAAGTTGGATGAGCATAAGATAACTTACACAGTGATAGATGTTTATAGGGAGTAATAAATGTACAATATAGTTTTATCAAACTCAGCCTTGGAATTGATTCCTAAGGAGATGAAGAAGAAAAAATCAAAGATTTATAAGTATGACATCTTAGACTCTAACTATCACTATAGGGAGATGAGAAACTTAAAAGATAGAGAGAGGAGAGGAAGGCCAGATATTATACATATAACTCTATTGACAATCCTTGATAGCCCTATTAACCATGAAGGTCTCTTAAACATCTATGTACATACTTATGATAATAAGGTTTTAAAAATAAATCCTGAGACAAGGTTACCAAGGAACTATTTTAGGTTTCTTGGAGTGATGGAGAAGGTTTTAAAGTATAATGATAACCCTCTAATAAAGATGGAGGAGAAGAGGTTAGAAGATTTATTGAATGAGATCAATGCCAAAAGAATAGCTCTTTTAACAAAGAATGGAGAGTTAGTTAAAAAAACTGAAATGTTAAAAAAATATGATACCTTTTTAATAGGAGGTTTTCCAAAGGGAGAAATTATTATAAATGAAGAAGAAGTTGATGGAAAAATAGAAAAAATTTCAATTTATAAAAAGGGTTTAATGGCTTGGACTGTTGCAGGGATAGTTTGTTATTCACTCTTCTTTTCCTAAGAGTTTGTAAAAGCTACCATATTCCACTTGACTGTCCTTACTCATTAACTTATCTACACATCTCTTCATAATGATAGCATATAAGTCTATTAAATCTTTATATTTAACCTCAGGTAAGCCAGTATAGACAAAGAAAACCTTTTTAAACCCTCCTTTTGTTGCATTATTAACCAAGTAGATGGAAAGAGCTTCAGCTAATGGCTCTATTGGTGGATAACCCTTACCTAATGGCATCCTCTTTTTATAAAACTTACTTCCATACTTCAAACCAACCACTTGGGCAAATCTGAAGTGCATTAAGTAGTCTGAGACTTTATCAACTTTCTTAAATATGCTTAACCACCAATCAACTGTTGCCTTCTCAGCAGCTTCATCAAGGTCATCAGTTTCATAAACATTTAATTCATTTAAAAAGATGTTCTCCAACTGTAAAGAAGGAACAACCATTATGTCCTCTTCCTTAGCAGCCTTGGTTAGTTCAATAATCTCATCTAAGGTTCCAAACTCTCCTATATTTGTAGCTGGCTCTGGAGAGTAAATTATGTCTTTATTAACTTCACTAAACTTCCTCAAAATTTCTAAGTGATAGTTTATATCATCCCCAACTCTTTTCCCTAAGTGATAATTGTAAAGTTCAGCTCCACAGAGGGTAGCTTTTTCAATTGCTGAGAGATGAGCCTTAACCCCTCTCTCAGAGCTTAGGCTGTAGTAAGGACCATGGGCTAAGATGGAGGTAAAGTTCTCTCTCCCAATATTTTTATAGCTTTCATAGTAGCCTAAGGATAACCTTCTTGACAATACTGCTGGAGGAATCTCTGTTATCCTTGTCCCCAACATAGCAGCCTGCTTTAAGGTGGATAGAGCATTATAGGTTCCCCACTCAAATAGAATCATCCTGATCACCTAAAGGATTTTTCTTTATTAATATATTATTTCTTCAGCTCATCATATTTAAGTTTTTTAAATTCCCTATAAGAAACTTTATATACTATCAAGTTCCTAACTTTACTACTTAAACTTGGGATGCTCATCTCTTTTTTGTGCATTCCTCTAAAAAATTTGAGATGTGAAATTATGGATTTTAAATCTTTAGGTTTATCAGATAATACTTTAAAAGCTCTAAAAAGAAAGGGTTTTAAAAAACCTACAAAAATTCAAGAGAAAATTATTCCTATACTTTTAAGTGAAGATGTAAATATTGTTGGCCAAGCACAAACTGGTACTGGAAAGACTGCAGCTTTTGGATTACCAATTATTGAGAAAATAAATGATGAAAAAGAAATTAAAGCTCTAATTTTAACACCTACAAGAGAGTTAGCTAAGCAAGTTGCTGAAGAGCTTAAATCTCTAAAAGGTAAAAAGAATTTGAAAATAGTTGAAATTTATGGAGGAAAGCCTATTAAAGAGCAAATTTATAAGTTAAGAGGAGCTAATATAGTTGTAGGAACTCCTGGGAGACTTTTAGATCACATAAAGAGAAAAACCATTAATTTAAAGAATCTCTCATATTTTGTCTTAGATGAAGCTGATGAAATGCTAAATATGGGATTTATTGAAGATGTTGAAGAAATATTAAAGCATACAAATGATGATAAAAATATTCTTCTCTTCTCAGCAACCTTACCAAGGGAAATATTAAACTTAGCTAAGAAATATATGAGAGACTATAAATTAATAAAAGTTAAGAGTTCAAAAAATTTAATTGAGCAGAAGCACTTTAAAGTTTCTAACTCAGAGAAATTTAATTTATTATGTAAAATTATTAATGAAGAAAATTTCTATGGCTTAATTTTTTGTAAGACAAGGGAAGATGTAAAAAATCTTGCAAGAAAGCTTATTGAAAAAGGATATTCAGCAGAAGCTTTTCATGGAAAGCTCTCTCAATTTAGGAGGGAGAAGATTTTAAAAAGATTTAAGATGAAGAAAATTAATATATTAGTTTCAACTGATGTAGCTGCAAGAGGGATAGATATTGAAGGGCTAACCCATGTTATTAACTATTCTCTCCCTCAAAATCCTGAGTACTATGTGCATAGAATAGGAAGAACTGGAAGAGCTGGGAAAAGAGGGAAAGCTATAACATTTGTTGAGCCCCATGAGTATAAAAAATATGCCCATATGAAAAGATGCTTGTGCAAAAAATTATAGAATATTTGCACATGCATAACTATTTATAGTTGATTAGACAAAGTGAGCTATGAGCAAAATGCAATGAAAATAAAATTTTGAAGGTTGAAGGTGTTTAAATGTTTAATAAAGGTAAGTTTAATAAAAGAGAAGTTCCAGTTAAAGAAGGAGAAGTTTATGATGTAACCATTGAGGATATGGGTAAAGGTGGAGATGGAATAGCAAGAGTTGAAGGCTTTGTTGTATTTGTACCAGAAACACAAAAAGGAGATCAGGTTAAAGTGAAAATAACTTCTGTAAAAAATAAGTTTGCCTTTGGAGAGAAGGTAGAATAACTTTTTTATTTTTTTACTATTTCCTATTAGATTCCTTAATATCTATTTTTCTTAAAAATTAACACTAATTTTAATATTTATAATAACAATGTTTTTATATTTACATTAAAACTATAATGATTAATCATGACAAATTTTAAGGGAAGAGTATGAACACTAAAATAATCTTGGTAAATCCTGAAAAGTGTAGTAAGTGCTTTGACTGTATAACAGCCTGTGAAAAAGTTCATGGAATTAGTAGAATAAAGAAAATTGAAAATATCCCTATTTTCTGTATGCAGTGTGAAAAAGCCCCTTGTATGGAAATATGTCCTGTTGATGCCATATACTTAGAAGAAGGGATCCCAATAGTTAATAAAGAAAAGTGTATAGGCTGTGCCATGTGTGTTATAGCCTGTCCAATTGGAGCTATTTTTGTTAAAGATGGTGTAGCTCATAAATGTACTCTCTGCTTAGATGCTAAAGAGAAAATATTCCCTGCCTGTGTAGAGGCTTGTAAAGATAAAGCTATAATGTTAGTTACTGAGGATGAAATTGAGAAAATTAAGGAAGAAAATCTCTTAAAAAT contains the following coding sequences:
- a CDS encoding 4-phosphopantoate--beta-alanine ligase; translation: MIPKSHPRYESLMKREKIIEFFERGILAKAGLIAHGRGEAFDYIIGERTTEYALKSIKAAASLLILSKKPVISVNGNTIALAFNHVIELSKLLNCPIEVNLFYKTEERLRAIKKFFDENKEELEGIKINFGGSYIIPNLESNRRFVSEDFYYSDTVLVPLEDGDRAEALIKMGKKVITIDLNPLSRTSRVSTITIVDEITRAMPLLVRYVKTLSRKEAEDILKSYDNKKNLEDILKYMSERLAKLKL
- a CDS encoding methanogenesis marker 7 protein, which produces MYEIVRYEGGVYKNNIFKEWIEDIGGFVIQEHVMQLDVYMTLAIPQSELERIKEEAKKYKGKIIETPLAGTEIAVVAPSLSRHHLPHTACDIAEYLRRFGAKSNMIGLARGVGKDIAQLREKEKRLIEEHDLAVYVMGNFSSCIKDKIHLFDVDIPVVVTGGPKELDIPYPYVGDLGRRSHRLRHGEEIRALRRMVDKITELINKKRKELSYDPPVVPPVVVKDELEKQVEEVLEILSPMPIVTQLDGLRVKLDYDKYHKKIEEVKVKNYILKEIATIRRSEMKNYILIKIKPKSEVEFERERK
- a CDS encoding CBS domain-containing protein; protein product: MISKYLVRDVMTKGVVEVPLDTKLEEIVKIMDKYNISSVVVSDGEQFWGIVTDTDILKNYHNLDKTAEEVMTSKVILVTPEAPLEKAIDLMVEHKIHHLYVKSSCEDRIIGVISSRDIIKLFSKLIGGEYV
- a CDS encoding HisA/HisF family protein; amino-acid sequence: MEIVPVIDIMKGLAVSGKGGERSKYRPLTSILSPNPNPIELAKIYKDYGVSRIYIADLDKIMGVGDNFDIIKSIDFINKMVDVGVRDREDYEKAKSLGEPIVGTETVRELGLLKEAIVSLDFKDGKLLNYNLEDILNYLGEKNEVIVLDISSVGTGRGINRELIRNIRELIDNPLYVGGGLKDIRDLEFCYSLDIDGVLIGTAIHKGILNLKEIVEVFR
- the taw2 gene encoding tRNA(Phe) (4-demethylwyosine(37)-C(7)) aminocarboxypropyltransferase Taw2; amino-acid sequence: MRYQRVGDIVIVRKNLTEEEIKKIVEKTKCKSIVKYVTISGEFRTQYVKLLYGEETETIHKEHGCLFKLDVSKIMWSQGNIKERERMAFISNKRETVIDMFAGIGYFTIPMAKHSKPFIYAIEKNPVAYKYLCENIKLNKLKNVAPILSDNREVKLGKVADRIVMGYVHKTHKFLDKAFSFLKDRGIIHYHETVPEKILEKRPIERVKFYAEKYGYKIIDYKIHKIKKYAPGVWHVVLDVHLER
- a CDS encoding NAAT family transporter, which encodes MDINFYIYCFVSLFITVDPIGLLPILQSLIFPYPKEYRIKIIRKAIIASTVILLIFALFGNYIFGYFGISLEAFRIAGGLLLFKIAWDMLQAEIPKTKHKPEETLDIEDIDSIVYVPLAVPLISGPGAITTTMILVGKSKDLLDKILVVLAIISVMLVSAIIFYLGDEILKRVNIYGINAFVRIMGLLLAAIAVQIIFIGIRGFIG
- a CDS encoding DUF7839 domain-containing protein, translated to MKKRGITEFQVLSEIIRKQPHIKQKEIAKNLGITIQAVSEHIRNLIKEGYIKTGGRGEYRVTEKGVRRLKEWLSEMNKYLEEVKISIYRYKDVWPAIADEDLKEGDTVYLYMKKGLLHASKEEKGKAKAKVVEDAKKGEDVSVSEIEGIIEINKGEVIIFKIPPKIKGGSKSVNYKIIEEKLEEFKDKDYVVATMGTVGYVVAKKLGLNPDIRFGTLQGIVRATEKGCNVLAFITGGMTERIIKKLDEHKITYTVIDVYRE
- a CDS encoding 16S rRNA (pseudouridine(914)-N(1))-methyltransferase Nep1, with protein sequence MYNIVLSNSALELIPKEMKKKKSKIYKYDILDSNYHYREMRNLKDRERRGRPDIIHITLLTILDSPINHEGLLNIYVHTYDNKVLKINPETRLPRNYFRFLGVMEKVLKYNDNPLIKMEEKRLEDLLNEINAKRIALLTKNGELVKKTEMLKKYDTFLIGGFPKGEIIINEEEVDGKIEKISIYKKGLMAWTVAGIVCYSLFFS
- a CDS encoding DEAD/DEAH box helicase, with the translated sequence MDFKSLGLSDNTLKALKRKGFKKPTKIQEKIIPILLSEDVNIVGQAQTGTGKTAAFGLPIIEKINDEKEIKALILTPTRELAKQVAEELKSLKGKKNLKIVEIYGGKPIKEQIYKLRGANIVVGTPGRLLDHIKRKTINLKNLSYFVLDEADEMLNMGFIEDVEEILKHTNDDKNILLFSATLPREILNLAKKYMRDYKLIKVKSSKNLIEQKHFKVSNSEKFNLLCKIINEENFYGLIFCKTREDVKNLARKLIEKGYSAEAFHGKLSQFRREKILKRFKMKKINILVSTDVAARGIDIEGLTHVINYSLPQNPEYYVHRIGRTGRAGKRGKAITFVEPHEYKKYAHMKRCLCKKL
- a CDS encoding TRAM domain-containing protein, which gives rise to MFNKGKFNKREVPVKEGEVYDVTIEDMGKGGDGIARVEGFVVFVPETQKGDQVKVKITSVKNKFAFGEKVE
- a CDS encoding 4Fe-4S dicluster domain-containing protein; protein product: MNTKIILVNPEKCSKCFDCITACEKVHGISRIKKIENIPIFCMQCEKAPCMEICPVDAIYLEEGIPIVNKEKCIGCAMCVIACPIGAIFVKDGVAHKCTLCLDAKEKIFPACVEACKDKAIMLVTEDEIEKIKEENLLKIIRVLKSKGCD